In Acidimicrobiales bacterium, the following are encoded in one genomic region:
- a CDS encoding VOC family protein — protein MAKQLTGVHHFALTVTDLARSTPWYQRVLGLAVQREVEVAGVSFVTLRSQSDALVLTLYQHPANRGEHFDETRTGLDHISFGVASKGDLTEWSERLSDNGVNHSPVAEDPFGAVLVFRDPDNIQLELVAPV, from the coding sequence ATGGCCAAGCAGCTGACGGGCGTCCACCACTTCGCCCTGACCGTCACCGACCTCGCTCGAAGCACGCCCTGGTATCAGCGGGTCCTGGGATTGGCCGTCCAGCGCGAGGTCGAGGTGGCGGGCGTCTCGTTCGTCACCCTACGCTCGCAGTCCGACGCCCTCGTCCTCACCCTGTACCAGCACCCGGCCAACCGCGGGGAGCACTTCGACGAGACGCGCACGGGGTTGGACCACATCAGCTTCGGCGTTGCCAGCAAGGGCGATTTGACGGAGTGGAGCGAGCGCTTGAGCGATAATGGGGTCAATCACTCGCCTGTAGCCGAGGATCCATTCGGCGCCGTGCTCGTCTTCCGTGATCCTGACAACATCCAGCTCGAGCTGGTGGCGCCGGTTTGA
- a CDS encoding biotin/lipoyl-binding protein: MSFVRSRSLARRNLRRVRVSRGRVVAVVVVVAIVAGGVTAWLVTSSGGTKYRTVAAQLGTVRQTIGATGTIQPANTANLDFATSGRVATVTVQPGQQVAAGVTIATLDTTNLSTQQSSAQAALNSATAALSSAQAKLAAEPANATSQTIASDQASIAQAQSQQASAYAQLTQAQTNIGSATIVTPFAGTVGAVNITPGQSVSGGGSSGTSSSSSSSGGTGGSSSGAGSSGSGSSGSGSTGSSGSTAASGTTGSTGSSGSSGSSGSTTSAIVLISPGTFNVQASVTDAQIGRIKMGDQAVITPNGATQPVFGTISQITPLATQSSGVASFPVTIAITGTPQGLFAGASAQVSIVVLQRANVLTVPTSAVHNVGSRSFVNVLQGGKEVTRTVATGATDPARTEITSGLTSGDQVVLANLNASVPSGNTTRAGGAGGFGGAGGFGGGAGGFGGAGRGGGGGGFGGGGAGGGAGGAAGGR; this comes from the coding sequence GTGTCGTTCGTCCGGTCCAGGTCCCTCGCCCGCCGCAACCTGCGGCGCGTAAGAGTAAGCCGCGGAAGGGTCGTCGCCGTTGTCGTCGTGGTGGCGATCGTGGCCGGAGGGGTCACGGCGTGGCTTGTCACCAGCTCCGGCGGCACCAAGTACCGCACCGTGGCGGCCCAGCTGGGGACCGTGCGCCAGACCATCGGAGCGACGGGGACGATCCAGCCCGCGAACACTGCCAACCTCGATTTCGCCACGAGCGGCCGGGTGGCCACGGTCACGGTGCAACCGGGCCAGCAGGTGGCGGCTGGCGTCACCATCGCGACCTTGGACACCACGAACCTGTCGACTCAGCAGAGCTCGGCTCAGGCGGCGCTGAACTCGGCCACGGCGGCCCTCAGCTCGGCCCAGGCCAAGCTGGCCGCTGAGCCGGCGAACGCCACTTCGCAGACCATCGCCTCCGACCAGGCGTCGATCGCCCAGGCCCAGTCCCAGCAGGCCTCGGCGTACGCCCAGCTGACCCAGGCCCAGACGAACATCGGCAGCGCCACCATCGTCACTCCCTTCGCCGGCACGGTCGGCGCCGTCAACATCACCCCCGGCCAGTCGGTCTCCGGCGGTGGCTCCAGCGGTACCAGCAGCAGCTCCAGCTCATCGGGCGGCACCGGCGGGTCCTCGTCGGGCGCCGGCTCTTCGGGCTCCGGCTCTTCGGGCTCGGGGTCGACGGGCAGCTCCGGCTCGACGGCTGCCTCCGGCACGACCGGCTCCACGGGATCATCGGGATCCTCCGGCTCGTCCGGTTCCACGACGTCGGCCATCGTTCTGATCTCGCCCGGCACCTTCAACGTGCAGGCGTCGGTCACCGACGCCCAGATCGGGAGGATCAAGATGGGCGACCAGGCGGTCATCACGCCGAACGGCGCCACCCAGCCCGTGTTCGGCACCATCTCGCAGATCACTCCGCTGGCCACGCAGAGCTCGGGTGTCGCCAGCTTCCCGGTCACCATCGCCATCACCGGCACGCCGCAAGGTCTGTTTGCAGGCGCCAGCGCCCAGGTGTCGATCGTGGTGCTGCAGCGGGCCAACGTGCTGACGGTGCCGACGAGCGCGGTGCACAACGTCGGGTCCCGGAGCTTCGTGAACGTGCTGCAGGGCGGCAAGGAGGTCACCCGCACGGTAGCCACGGGAGCGACGGATCCCGCTCGCACGGAGATCACTTCCGGGCTGACCTCGGGTGATCAGGTGGTGCTGGCCAACCTGAACGCCTCGGTGCCGAGCGGCAACACGACGCGCGCGGGTGGGGCCGGCGGCTTCGGTGGCGCCGGCGGCTTCGGTGGCGGCGCCGGCGGGTTCGGTGGCGCCGGTCGCGGCGGCGGTGGCGGGGGCTTCGGTGGAGGAGGTGCCGGTGGCGGAGCAGGTGGCGCTGCCGGCGGCCGATGA
- a CDS encoding oxygenase MpaB family protein — MIRKLACPEDTMGVTPVADFFPRNSVIRRVNAEPALFFAAGRALLLQLAHPAVAQGVADHSDFQSNPFRRLQGTLEATYAVVFGSEELAAAVGRRIQRMHDFVTGASYRANDPVNLLWVHATLTDSALGAYTVMVEELSPADTATYYREMTLVAEVFGLPVADQPASVDEFRAYFEEMVATLRVSDEGRRLGEDVLYPSLPAGLRLALAPALALNRLVAVGTTPEPLRQQFGFAWDRRREQRLALVQSSAGRVFGLAPRPVRTTPGWLNGRILLRQAERHAAGRLRAEAPAA, encoded by the coding sequence ATGATACGGAAGCTGGCCTGCCCCGAGGACACGATGGGAGTGACGCCGGTGGCCGACTTCTTCCCCCGAAACTCGGTGATCAGGAGGGTGAATGCCGAGCCGGCGCTGTTCTTCGCCGCCGGCCGGGCGTTGCTGCTGCAGTTGGCCCACCCGGCGGTGGCCCAGGGGGTGGCCGACCACAGCGACTTCCAGTCCAACCCGTTCCGGCGGCTGCAAGGGACCCTCGAGGCGACCTACGCGGTGGTCTTCGGCTCGGAGGAGCTCGCCGCCGCCGTGGGCCGGCGGATCCAGCGCATGCACGACTTCGTGACCGGGGCCAGCTATCGGGCCAACGACCCGGTCAACCTCCTCTGGGTGCACGCCACGCTCACTGACTCGGCGCTTGGCGCCTACACCGTCATGGTCGAGGAGCTGTCTCCCGCCGACACCGCCACCTACTACCGGGAGATGACGCTCGTCGCCGAGGTGTTCGGCCTGCCGGTGGCGGACCAGCCGGCGAGCGTCGACGAGTTCCGCGCCTATTTCGAGGAGATGGTGGCGACGCTGAGGGTCTCTGACGAGGGCCGCCGACTGGGCGAGGACGTCCTGTATCCGTCGCTACCTGCGGGGCTGCGCCTGGCGCTGGCACCGGCGCTCGCCCTCAACCGCCTGGTCGCGGTGGGCACGACACCCGAGCCACTCCGACAGCAGTTCGGGTTCGCGTGGGACCGCCGCCGGGAGCAGCGACTCGCGCTGGTGCAGTCGAGCGCGGGGCGTGTGTTCGGGCTGGCGCCTCGTCCGGTGCGGACGACGCCCGGGTGGCTCAACGGCCGCATCCTGCTGCGGCAGGCGGAGCGGCATGCCGCCGGCCGCCTCAGGGCCGAGGCGCCGGCGGCCTAG
- a CDS encoding SDR family oxidoreductase translates to MASNVRLDGKVALVTGASKGIGAAIARALAENGARVMLSSRKQDALEKAAAGIEGETAVFAANAGDPDQARACVAATIERFGGLHILVNNAATNPYLGRAIDIDLPRYDKTMEVNLRGPLAWTQEAWRQALQAGGGTVVNISSVGGMTHGGPIGIYDVTKAGLIHLTKHLATELGPQVRVNAIAPGLVKTDFARALWQSGGDEDSWPWPLRRLGRPEDIADAAVFLASDLASWITGHVLVVDGGGSLGGLGASG, encoded by the coding sequence TTGGCCAGCAACGTGAGACTCGACGGCAAAGTCGCCCTGGTTACCGGGGCGTCGAAAGGGATCGGGGCCGCCATCGCCCGGGCGCTCGCCGAGAACGGGGCGCGCGTCATGCTGTCCTCCCGCAAGCAGGACGCGCTCGAGAAGGCGGCGGCGGGCATCGAAGGTGAGACCGCCGTCTTCGCCGCCAACGCCGGCGACCCGGACCAGGCCCGCGCCTGCGTGGCGGCAACGATCGAGCGCTTCGGCGGCCTGCACATCCTGGTGAACAACGCGGCCACGAACCCGTACCTGGGCCGAGCCATCGACATCGACCTCCCCCGCTACGACAAGACGATGGAGGTGAACCTCCGCGGACCTCTGGCGTGGACCCAGGAAGCTTGGCGACAGGCTCTCCAGGCCGGCGGTGGAACGGTCGTGAACATCTCGTCCGTCGGTGGGATGACCCACGGGGGCCCGATCGGCATCTACGACGTCACCAAGGCGGGGCTCATCCATCTGACCAAGCACCTGGCCACCGAGCTGGGCCCGCAGGTACGGGTGAACGCCATCGCGCCCGGCCTGGTCAAGACCGATTTCGCTCGCGCCCTGTGGCAGTCGGGCGGCGACGAGGACTCCTGGCCGTGGCCCCTCCGGCGCCTCGGCCGGCCCGAGGACATCGCCGACGCCGCCGTCTTTCTCGCCAGCGACCTCGCCTCGTGGATCACTGGTCATGTCCTCGTCGTCGACGGCGGCGGTTCCCTGGGCGGCCTCGGGGCCAGCGGCTGA
- a CDS encoding DUF5666 domain-containing protein gives MSVPTVTVRTRPVVAGLGVLALAAAACGGASTASTKPASSQSPTTTAPGNTPPPGAFGTAAAVSGSSLEVQNPTTGQVTVNISPSTTFSQTVPATAADLATGVCVAANAGPGATTTPGQPFTARTVAISQPGANGCAPRAGGFGPRAGNGRGAGGGAGGSSTTAPANGANRNGNGARRFAGAFGKVASVSAPTFVVQGNNRNGAATTTTVTTDASTTFTKVVGASQSNLAVGQCIAANGPSDQTGAVTANSIAIRPPGPNGCFTGRGGQGGQGGGNASPGSPA, from the coding sequence ATGTCAGTACCCACCGTCACCGTCAGGACACGACCCGTCGTCGCCGGCCTGGGAGTGCTGGCGCTGGCCGCGGCCGCCTGCGGCGGAGCCAGCACGGCATCGACCAAACCCGCTTCGAGCCAGAGCCCGACGACCACCGCGCCCGGCAACACGCCGCCGCCCGGGGCCTTCGGTACGGCGGCAGCCGTGTCCGGCTCGTCGCTCGAAGTGCAGAATCCGACGACGGGCCAGGTAACCGTGAACATCAGCCCGAGCACGACGTTCAGCCAGACCGTGCCCGCCACCGCCGCCGACCTCGCGACCGGCGTCTGTGTGGCGGCCAACGCGGGCCCGGGCGCCACGACGACACCGGGGCAGCCCTTCACCGCCCGCACCGTCGCCATCAGCCAGCCCGGCGCCAACGGCTGCGCCCCACGAGCGGGCGGGTTCGGCCCGCGGGCTGGTAACGGCCGCGGTGCTGGTGGTGGCGCGGGGGGCTCGAGCACGACCGCTCCCGCCAACGGCGCCAACCGCAACGGCAACGGTGCGCGGCGCTTCGCCGGCGCCTTCGGCAAGGTGGCGTCGGTCTCCGCGCCGACCTTCGTCGTCCAGGGCAACAATCGCAACGGCGCCGCCACGACAACCACCGTCACCACCGACGCCTCGACGACCTTCACCAAAGTCGTGGGCGCCAGCCAGTCGAACCTGGCCGTCGGCCAGTGCATCGCCGCCAACGGTCCCTCCGACCAGACGGGAGCGGTGACCGCCAACTCGATCGCCATCCGCCCGCCGGGGCCGAACGGTTGCTTCACCGGTCGCGGGGGTCAGGGCGGCCAGGGTGGCGGTAACGCCAGTCCGGGCTCGCCCGCCTGA
- a CDS encoding ABC transporter ATP-binding protein, whose product MSKAQSGSEQTATLERPLIELSEVRKIYRTGTLSVEALRGVSLTISAGEFVAIMGPSGSGKSTMMHIIGCLDVPTEGTYRLAGDDVGSMTEAELAIVRNRRIGFVFQQFNLLPSLTAGRNVELPLLYAGDNDRGDKALAALERVGLAGRVQHRPGELSGGEQQRVAVARALVTDPSLVLADEPTGNLDSVASAEILQLFQELNRAGRTVVLITHEADVAEWASRVVRFKDGVVQDHGGGPA is encoded by the coding sequence ATGAGCAAGGCCCAGTCCGGGTCCGAACAGACCGCCACGTTGGAGCGGCCGCTCATCGAGCTCAGCGAGGTCCGCAAGATCTACCGCACGGGCACCCTGTCCGTCGAGGCCCTGCGCGGCGTCTCGTTGACGATCTCGGCGGGGGAGTTTGTCGCCATCATGGGCCCCTCGGGGTCCGGGAAGTCCACGATGATGCACATCATCGGGTGCCTGGACGTGCCCACCGAGGGCACCTACCGCCTGGCGGGCGACGACGTGGGGTCGATGACGGAGGCGGAGCTGGCGATCGTGCGCAACCGTCGCATCGGCTTCGTCTTCCAGCAGTTCAACCTGCTCCCGAGCCTGACCGCGGGGCGCAACGTCGAGCTTCCCCTTCTCTACGCCGGCGACAACGACCGCGGGGACAAGGCCCTAGCCGCCTTGGAGCGGGTCGGGTTGGCGGGGCGGGTCCAGCATCGGCCGGGTGAGCTCTCAGGTGGCGAGCAGCAGCGGGTAGCGGTCGCCCGCGCACTCGTCACGGATCCGTCCCTGGTCCTGGCCGATGAGCCGACCGGCAACCTCGACTCGGTGGCGAGCGCCGAGATCCTCCAGCTCTTCCAGGAGCTCAACCGGGCCGGCCGAACCGTCGTGCTCATCACCCACGAGGCAGACGTCGCCGAATGGGCCAGCCGGGTCGTGCGGTTCAAGGACGGCGTCGTCCAGGACCACGGCGGCGGTCCGGCGTGA
- a CDS encoding AMP-binding protein, translating into MYPGEHAKRHPGHAAFVMATSGETVSFGELEARANRLAHLFRDRGLRRGDHVAIFMENNARYLETEAAAERTGLYYTCINSYLTADELAYIVNDSRARILIVSTAKRGVALAAAPMCPDVELFLMVGSGGYDAPFEPYEETVAPYPADPVADEQLGLAMLYSSGTTGRPKGILRPLRHAHPRDPDPLRAGLQELWRLREGMVYLSPAPLYHSAPHASVALSLRLGATAIIMERFDAEQFLRLVERHRVTHSQVVPTMFSRILKLPDEVRAAYDVSSLETIIHAAAPCPVPVKEQMIEWWGPIIVEYYAATEGNGLTYCDSFDWLAHKGTVGRALMGELVILDDGGKECEVGAPGTVWFRGATNFEYWNDPEKTAESRDHTGTMSTVGDVGYLDEDGYLYLTDRRTYMIISGGVNIYPQEAENLLVTHPKVLDAAVIGVPNEDLGEEVKAIIEPAAGVEPGPELEHELVQFCRAHLATFKCPRSVDFDPSLPRLPTGKLYKRVLRDRYWSEHRSRIV; encoded by the coding sequence ATGTACCCGGGCGAGCATGCCAAGCGACATCCCGGTCATGCGGCGTTCGTCATGGCTACCAGCGGCGAGACCGTCAGCTTCGGTGAGCTGGAAGCCCGGGCCAACAGGCTGGCCCACCTGTTCCGGGACCGTGGCCTTCGGCGCGGGGACCACGTGGCCATCTTCATGGAGAACAACGCCCGGTACCTTGAGACCGAGGCGGCCGCCGAGCGCACGGGGCTGTACTACACCTGCATCAACTCCTACCTCACGGCCGACGAGCTCGCGTACATCGTCAACGACTCTCGGGCCCGTATCCTCATCGTCTCGACGGCCAAGCGCGGGGTTGCCCTGGCGGCGGCCCCCATGTGCCCCGACGTGGAGCTGTTCCTCATGGTGGGCAGCGGCGGGTACGACGCGCCGTTCGAGCCCTACGAGGAGACCGTGGCCCCCTACCCGGCCGACCCCGTTGCCGACGAGCAGCTCGGGCTGGCCATGCTGTACTCCTCGGGAACGACCGGCCGACCCAAGGGCATCCTCCGTCCCCTGCGCCATGCCCACCCGCGTGACCCGGACCCGCTTCGGGCCGGGCTGCAGGAGTTGTGGCGCCTGCGGGAAGGCATGGTCTACCTCTCGCCGGCTCCCCTGTATCACTCGGCGCCGCATGCGAGCGTGGCGTTGTCGCTGCGCCTCGGTGCCACGGCGATCATCATGGAGCGCTTCGACGCCGAGCAGTTCCTCCGCCTGGTTGAACGTCACCGGGTCACACACTCCCAAGTCGTGCCGACCATGTTCAGCCGCATCCTCAAGCTGCCCGACGAGGTCCGAGCGGCGTATGACGTGTCGTCGCTCGAGACGATCATTCATGCGGCGGCGCCGTGCCCGGTACCGGTCAAGGAGCAGATGATCGAGTGGTGGGGCCCCATCATCGTCGAGTACTACGCGGCGACCGAAGGAAACGGGCTCACGTATTGCGACTCGTTCGACTGGCTGGCCCACAAAGGCACAGTGGGACGGGCACTGATGGGCGAGCTGGTGATCCTCGACGATGGGGGTAAGGAGTGCGAGGTCGGGGCGCCGGGAACCGTGTGGTTTCGGGGGGCGACCAACTTCGAGTACTGGAACGACCCGGAGAAGACGGCCGAATCACGTGACCACACCGGGACGATGAGCACCGTCGGCGACGTCGGCTACCTCGACGAAGACGGGTACCTGTACCTGACCGACCGGCGGACGTACATGATCATCTCCGGTGGGGTGAACATCTACCCGCAGGAAGCCGAGAACCTTCTCGTGACGCACCCGAAGGTGCTCGACGCGGCCGTGATCGGGGTCCCCAACGAGGACCTCGGTGAAGAGGTGAAGGCCATCATCGAGCCGGCGGCGGGGGTCGAGCCGGGACCCGAGCTCGAGCACGAGCTCGTCCAGTTCTGCCGAGCGCACCTAGCGACCTTCAAGTGCCCGCGTTCAGTCGATTTCGATCCCAGTCTGCCCCGGCTCCCGACGGGCAAGCTCTACAAACGAGTCCTGCGTGACCGCTACTGGTCCGAACACCGTTCGAGGATCGTCTGA
- a CDS encoding ABC transporter permease encodes MNWLETLRTGAGAIVSHRLRSILTVLGILIGIAAVILTVGLGEGAQAKVNSAIQALGTNLLVVSPGSTTTGAVRGGLGSSNTLTLTDANALQSHLDAPDVAAVAPTAQRTMSMTARSASWTAPVVGTTTSYLGVRNRQLAEGSFFSSSDVSNQNQVAVLGPTTATNLFGFADPVGQTVNINGVPFRVSGVMTSAGSSSSTNQDDMAVVPVTTAQNQLFGGSTRNSVSSIFLEATNKDTLSAAYQEANSLLLGTHQITNPTQADFTITTQSSILSTATSVDKTLTVLLAGIAAISLLVGGIGVMNIMLVSVTERVREIGLRKALGATPGVIRAQFLVEASILGVAGGVGGVVLGVIGAEVIPQVTSNAVSISVLATVGAVIVAAGIGVVFGVYPASRAARLSPIDALRSE; translated from the coding sequence GTGAACTGGCTGGAGACTCTGCGCACCGGGGCGGGAGCGATCGTCTCCCACCGCCTGCGCTCGATCCTCACCGTGCTCGGCATCCTCATCGGCATCGCCGCGGTCATTCTCACCGTCGGGCTCGGCGAGGGAGCACAGGCGAAGGTCAACTCCGCCATCCAGGCGCTCGGGACGAACCTGCTCGTCGTGTCGCCCGGTAGCACGACGACCGGCGCTGTCAGGGGCGGCTTGGGGTCGTCGAACACCTTGACCCTCACCGATGCGAACGCACTCCAATCGCACCTCGACGCGCCCGACGTCGCAGCCGTGGCCCCTACCGCTCAACGGACCATGTCGATGACAGCGAGGTCGGCGAGCTGGACGGCCCCGGTCGTCGGGACGACTACGTCCTATCTCGGAGTCCGCAATCGCCAGCTGGCCGAGGGCAGCTTCTTCAGCAGCAGTGATGTGTCCAACCAGAATCAGGTGGCCGTCCTGGGGCCGACGACAGCGACCAACCTGTTCGGCTTCGCCGACCCCGTCGGACAGACGGTGAACATCAACGGCGTGCCGTTCCGGGTGAGCGGGGTCATGACGTCTGCCGGCAGCTCGTCCAGCACCAACCAGGACGACATGGCGGTGGTCCCCGTCACCACGGCCCAGAACCAGCTGTTCGGGGGGAGCACCCGCAACAGCGTCAGCTCCATCTTCCTCGAGGCCACGAACAAGGACACGTTGTCTGCCGCCTACCAGGAGGCAAACTCGCTGCTCCTGGGCACCCACCAGATCACCAATCCCACCCAGGCCGACTTCACCATCACCACGCAGTCGTCGATCCTGTCGACTGCGACGTCGGTGGACAAGACGCTCACTGTGCTGCTGGCCGGGATCGCCGCCATCTCCCTCCTGGTGGGCGGCATCGGTGTGATGAACATCATGCTGGTGTCGGTCACCGAGCGGGTGCGCGAGATCGGCTTGCGCAAGGCCCTGGGGGCGACGCCTGGAGTGATCCGCGCCCAGTTTCTCGTCGAAGCGTCGATCCTCGGTGTCGCCGGCGGCGTCGGCGGTGTAGTGCTGGGCGTCATCGGCGCCGAGGTGATACCGCAGGTGACGTCCAACGCCGTGTCCATCTCGGTGTTGGCCACGGTGGGGGCCGTCATCGTCGCCGCGGGAATCGGAGTCGTCTTCGGCGTCTACCCCGCCTCGAGGGCCGCCCGCCTCTCGCCAATCGACGCCCTGCGCAGCGAATGA
- a CDS encoding mannosyltransferase family protein, translated as MAEVDVRERTPVRPQPDVPGLSATLMRLVERAGQQAWPTAKALARPIGLYLVSRVAIALAIGLVIDFNLGLAHDHFNGPWPTNPPGRPLFEALGMWDGGWYLRIAHAGYTTSLHPLSAYTPTVAFLPLLPVLLRITMFVTGLNVLYAGVLTSFVIGAVASAAVWFFVRRLIDTATADRATALWCFFPGAIALSMVYTEGLLVVLAVICLVALLRGRWLIAGLAAAAASATSPEGLALFACCAWAAGAAILRRPEGTGGADPVATPTDGTRVDRAAFDQQAAVGPARPGRRWLALVAPLLAPLGWLTYQGYLWRRTGDLTIWYKVEKHFWEGGFDPWGATIGKFSKALQHPGVFDYLVPSVGLIVLVVAAVLLWRWKPPAVVTIYAATAMAFVIASGALGPRPRFFIAAFPFIVALARPIRGAAFHGLLGISALSLGLLTLIIVAGVSPSLAFTP; from the coding sequence GTGGCGGAGGTTGACGTTCGCGAGCGGACTCCCGTCCGGCCACAACCCGACGTCCCCGGGCTGTCCGCCACGTTGATGCGGCTGGTCGAGCGGGCCGGGCAGCAAGCCTGGCCGACAGCCAAGGCGTTGGCGCGCCCCATCGGGCTCTACCTCGTCTCGAGGGTCGCCATCGCGCTGGCCATCGGCTTGGTGATCGACTTCAACCTCGGACTGGCCCACGACCATTTCAACGGTCCGTGGCCGACGAACCCCCCCGGCCGGCCCCTTTTCGAGGCCCTCGGGATGTGGGACGGCGGCTGGTATCTGCGGATCGCCCATGCGGGCTACACCACCTCGCTCCACCCGCTGAGCGCGTACACGCCCACCGTCGCCTTCCTGCCCCTTCTGCCGGTGCTCCTGCGGATCACCATGTTCGTCACCGGCCTCAACGTCTTGTATGCGGGGGTGCTGACCTCGTTCGTGATCGGAGCCGTGGCCTCGGCCGCGGTCTGGTTCTTCGTGCGCCGGCTCATCGACACCGCGACGGCCGACCGGGCGACCGCGCTGTGGTGCTTCTTTCCGGGCGCCATCGCGCTCTCGATGGTCTACACCGAGGGCCTCCTTGTGGTCCTTGCGGTGATCTGCCTCGTTGCGCTCCTCCGCGGGCGCTGGCTGATCGCGGGTCTCGCCGCCGCCGCGGCCAGCGCCACCTCTCCGGAGGGCCTGGCCCTGTTCGCCTGCTGCGCCTGGGCGGCAGGAGCGGCGATCCTCCGGCGGCCCGAGGGCACGGGCGGGGCGGACCCGGTCGCGACGCCGACGGACGGCACCCGAGTCGACCGTGCCGCGTTCGACCAGCAGGCCGCGGTGGGACCCGCCCGTCCCGGCCGCCGATGGCTGGCCCTGGTGGCCCCGCTGCTGGCTCCCCTGGGCTGGCTCACGTATCAGGGCTACCTCTGGAGGCGGACGGGGGATCTGACCATCTGGTACAAGGTCGAGAAGCACTTCTGGGAGGGCGGCTTCGACCCCTGGGGCGCGACCATCGGCAAGTTCAGCAAGGCGCTGCAGCATCCTGGCGTCTTCGACTACCTCGTGCCCTCCGTCGGGCTGATCGTGCTCGTCGTGGCCGCCGTGCTCCTTTGGCGCTGGAAGCCCCCCGCTGTCGTGACCATCTACGCGGCCACGGCGATGGCCTTCGTCATCGCCTCGGGAGCGCTCGGGCCCCGACCCCGGTTCTTCATCGCTGCTTTTCCGTTCATCGTCGCCCTGGCCCGCCCGATCCGGGGCGCGGCCTTCCACGGCTTGCTCGGCATCTCCGCCCTGAGCCTCGGGCTGCTCACGTTGATCATCGTCGCCGGCGTGTCGCCGTCCCTGGCGTTCACCCCCTGA
- a CDS encoding DUF6457 domain-containing protein, translating into MTADEWLRTFADELGVPPPDDATVEQLLALAAVAAHQSERTAAPIACFLVGQAGVDPVRAGAVAAGVHDAGGAQS; encoded by the coding sequence ATGACCGCTGATGAATGGCTCCGGACCTTCGCCGACGAGCTCGGGGTCCCGCCGCCGGACGACGCGACCGTCGAGCAGCTGCTCGCCCTGGCGGCGGTCGCCGCCCACCAGTCCGAGCGCACGGCGGCGCCCATCGCCTGCTTCCTCGTAGGCCAGGCCGGGGTTGACCCTGTCCGCGCCGGAGCGGTGGCCGCCGGTGTGCACGATGCCGGCGGGGCTCAGTCGTAG
- a CDS encoding MaoC family dehydratase, translating to MPTIVKGLDELRAKAGEHLGYSEWQELTQEQVNLFADATGDHQWIHVDVEKAKSGPFGGPIAHGYLTLSLGPALLSQILEVEGMSMGLNYGCNKVRFPSPLPVGANLRLSATLQSVEDVAGGGVQAIIGLTIEVQGKEKPACVAEVVYRYYD from the coding sequence ATGCCAACCATCGTCAAGGGACTGGACGAGCTCAGGGCCAAGGCCGGGGAGCACCTGGGGTACAGCGAGTGGCAGGAGCTGACCCAGGAACAGGTCAACCTGTTCGCCGACGCGACCGGAGACCACCAGTGGATCCACGTCGACGTCGAGAAGGCCAAGTCCGGGCCGTTCGGCGGCCCGATCGCCCACGGGTACCTCACCCTCTCCCTGGGCCCCGCCCTCCTCAGCCAGATCCTCGAGGTCGAGGGCATGTCAATGGGCCTGAACTATGGGTGCAACAAGGTGCGTTTCCCCAGCCCGCTCCCCGTTGGCGCCAACCTCCGGCTCTCGGCCACGCTGCAGAGCGTGGAGGACGTCGCCGGTGGCGGCGTGCAGGCGATCATCGGCCTCACGATCGAGGTGCAGGGCAAGGAGAAGCCGGCGTGTGTGGCCGAGGTCGTCTATCGGTACTACGACTGA